One window of Deltaproteobacteria bacterium genomic DNA carries:
- a CDS encoding 4Fe-4S dicluster domain-containing protein, which translates to MTLIEVYILGKKYAVPRGLTILKALEYAGFGLTRGCGCRGGVCGACLTVYRRKGDFRLKTGLACQTVVEPDMYLTQLPYLPGNRTQFPLPKGPVEDFAVAEYYPELMRCVACNTCTKNCPMELQVMDYIAAAKRGDLEAVYELSVECVMCGMCAARCPAELTQFNIALLLRRVRGKNLPRWSQLDKRLGEIEQGVYAHELADLKTLKPEGLIERFKQYQATRGEAI; encoded by the coding sequence ATTACGCTCATCGAGGTCTATATCCTGGGCAAAAAGTACGCCGTGCCCCGTGGACTGACCATCCTGAAAGCATTGGAATACGCGGGCTTCGGCCTTACACGGGGCTGCGGCTGCCGGGGAGGAGTTTGCGGGGCATGCCTGACCGTGTATCGGCGAAAGGGCGATTTCCGCCTCAAGACCGGCCTGGCCTGCCAGACCGTGGTCGAGCCGGACATGTACCTGACTCAACTCCCCTATCTTCCCGGCAACCGAACTCAATTTCCACTCCCTAAGGGGCCGGTCGAGGACTTTGCCGTTGCCGAGTACTACCCTGAATTGATGCGTTGCGTGGCGTGCAACACGTGCACCAAAAACTGCCCCATGGAATTGCAGGTCATGGACTACATCGCCGCGGCCAAAAGGGGCGATCTCGAAGCGGTGTACGAGCTATCGGTGGAATGCGTCATGTGCGGCATGTGTGCGGCCCGCTGCCCGGCCGAGCTGACGCAGTTCAACATCGCCCTGCTGCTCAGGCGGGTCCGGGGCAAAAACCTGCCGCGCTGGTCTCAACTGGACAAAAGGCTCGGAGAGATCGAACAGGGTGTTTATGCCCATGAACTGGCGGATCTCAAGACTTTGAAACCCGAGGGCCTGATCGAGCGCTTCAAACAGTACCAAGCCACCCGCGGTGAGGCGATCTGA